One part of the Nostoc sp. PCC 7120 = FACHB-418 genome encodes these proteins:
- a CDS encoding COP23 domain-containing protein produces the protein MLSKSWKLAFLGSLGLSFFLGNSVALAQFDDGVVVPTVPSGSSTPTNVPYPYPTDTSTNIPPVTNGDGTVRFRCVPINGQQTVVYQPQSQPGQYFPWAAPRNLGGGWDAASRCQAIANRLESYRPDGLQELQVSVENNENIICVTTDANQRCRIVLTVPRNQDPYTVRNNVFQNLVTADNGQQTTAVNTYRGNNDLYNLGSTLLGNGNNRVSSSRRGINLKPYLDTRDGGTARGLRNGVAIRRQSPNQAPARLNPDRFR, from the coding sequence ATGTTATCTAAAAGCTGGAAACTCGCTTTCTTGGGTAGTTTAGGTTTATCTTTTTTCCTTGGTAATTCCGTCGCATTGGCACAATTTGACGATGGTGTTGTTGTGCCAACTGTACCATCAGGTTCATCGACACCGACAAACGTACCCTATCCTTATCCAACAGATACATCAACAAATATACCTCCTGTCACAAATGGGGATGGCACAGTCAGATTCAGATGCGTGCCTATAAACGGACAGCAGACAGTAGTTTATCAGCCCCAAAGTCAACCAGGGCAATACTTTCCTTGGGCAGCACCGAGAAATTTAGGTGGTGGTTGGGATGCAGCCAGCAGATGTCAGGCGATCGCCAATCGTCTAGAGTCCTATCGCCCAGATGGCTTACAAGAACTTCAGGTTTCTGTAGAAAACAACGAAAATATTATTTGTGTGACAACCGACGCAAACCAACGCTGTCGCATTGTCCTGACTGTACCTCGTAACCAAGACCCCTACACAGTACGTAATAACGTTTTCCAAAACCTAGTGACTGCTGATAACGGACAGCAAACTACAGCCGTCAACACCTACAGAGGTAATAACGACCTTTACAACTTGGGTAGCACCCTTTTAGGTAATGGCAATAATCGGGTGAGTTCATCCAGACGCGGAATCAACTTGAAGCCCTACCTCGACACCAGAGATGGAGGAACAGCTAGAGGCTTGAGAAATGGGGTAGCTATTCGTCGTCAATCTCCCAATCAAGCCCCTGCACGCCTCAATCCTGATAGATTCCGCTAA
- a CDS encoding EndoU domain-containing protein, giving the protein MANHKLQQLLSIFAVFLLTYPLTQAQAQPQQGLLPFFDNENNPVPVNFPRGQQVDITPPAPQLNSFDQAVLQTCGFIGTRVSPNKFKELLSAYPNVLQRLQKVSGGELRPGRQKKAQFLEDLTNIWFQRKGFEHIFCGEIYNANDIGGLHFHGRYLQLQNQGIGGRLPNNQRREEVVPGVIYTLGVVIKQGNRTVTDVIKGYGYLSNAEEMLVDATQAFKRQGNKEGACIYNVRDQETGKTFPTVFVRKDKAIITYYPDATPQGARCRQ; this is encoded by the coding sequence ATGGCGAACCATAAGTTACAACAACTGCTGAGTATATTTGCTGTTTTCCTATTAACTTATCCGCTTACTCAAGCACAAGCACAGCCACAACAAGGACTGTTACCTTTTTTTGATAACGAAAATAACCCTGTTCCGGTAAATTTCCCCAGAGGGCAACAAGTCGATATCACACCACCAGCACCACAATTAAATTCTTTTGACCAAGCTGTACTGCAAACCTGTGGTTTTATTGGTACAAGAGTCAGTCCTAATAAATTTAAAGAATTACTATCTGCTTATCCCAATGTCTTACAAAGGCTGCAAAAAGTTAGCGGTGGTGAGTTGCGTCCAGGTCGGCAGAAAAAAGCCCAATTCCTAGAAGATTTAACTAATATTTGGTTTCAGCGTAAAGGTTTTGAACATATCTTTTGTGGTGAAATATATAACGCCAATGATATTGGTGGCTTACATTTTCATGGGAGATATTTACAGTTACAAAACCAGGGTATTGGCGGACGTTTACCAAATAATCAAAGGCGGGAAGAAGTGGTTCCCGGTGTGATTTATACATTAGGTGTGGTAATTAAACAAGGAAATCGAACAGTTACAGATGTAATTAAAGGTTATGGCTATCTCAGCAACGCCGAAGAAATGCTTGTAGATGCAACCCAAGCGTTTAAAAGACAGGGAAATAAAGAAGGGGCTTGTATTTATAATGTCCGTGACCAAGAAACAGGTAAAACTTTTCCTACAGTTTTTGTGAGGAAAGACAAGGCAATTATTACTTATTATCCTGATGCTACTCCCCAAGGGGCAAGGTGTAGACAGTAA